The following proteins come from a genomic window of Corallococcus sp. NCRR:
- a CDS encoding type II secretion system F family protein → MQDVLTFLLMGGSALLTAGAVAFLGIGLYSNLLERFLTEVRDESAGGMKGAGSVAIRKLGAMNRRFMWPGYESKTRRKLIKAGEPSQYKPEDIMALQEVSAFFALLAGLFVVNGIGMNLAWSLLVMLLGLFYPLIWLNDQVKRRHLAISRALPYNLDLLTLSVEAGMDFTGALAKVVEKGRQGPLREELQLVLKQLKMGKTREEALKSMIVRVDLPSLTTFVTALIQADKMGTSLGKVLRIQSTQMRIDRTQRAEKLAGEAPVKMLFPLIACIFPTVFMVLFGPIVFQFMFGNVGG, encoded by the coding sequence GTGCAGGACGTCCTGACATTTCTGCTGATGGGCGGCTCGGCACTGCTGACCGCGGGTGCGGTGGCGTTCCTGGGCATCGGCTTGTACTCCAACCTCCTGGAGCGCTTCCTCACGGAGGTCCGCGACGAGTCCGCAGGCGGCATGAAGGGCGCGGGCTCCGTCGCCATCCGCAAGCTGGGGGCGATGAACCGGCGCTTCATGTGGCCGGGCTACGAGTCCAAGACGCGCCGCAAGCTGATCAAGGCGGGCGAGCCGTCCCAGTACAAGCCCGAGGACATCATGGCGCTGCAGGAGGTGAGTGCCTTCTTCGCGCTGCTCGCCGGCCTGTTCGTCGTCAACGGCATCGGGATGAACCTGGCCTGGTCGCTGCTGGTGATGCTGCTGGGCCTGTTCTATCCGCTCATCTGGTTGAACGATCAGGTGAAGCGCCGTCACCTGGCCATCAGCCGCGCGCTTCCGTACAACCTGGACCTGCTGACGCTGTCGGTGGAAGCGGGCATGGACTTCACGGGCGCGCTGGCGAAGGTGGTGGAGAAGGGCCGCCAGGGTCCGCTGCGCGAGGAGCTGCAACTGGTGCTCAAGCAGCTCAAGATGGGCAAGACGCGTGAAGAGGCGCTCAAGAGCATGATCGTGCGCGTGGACCTGCCGTCGCTGACGACGTTCGTCACGGCGCTGATCCAGGCGGACAAGATGGGCACGAGCCTGGGCAAGGTGCTGCGCATCCAGTCCACGCAGATGCGCATCGACCGCACGCAGCGCGCGGAGAAGCTCGCGGGCGAGGCGCCGGTGAAGATGCTCTTCCCGCTCATCGCCTGCATCTTCCCGACGGTGTTCATGGTGCTCTTCGGGCCCATCGTGTTCCAGTTCATGTTCGGCAACGTCGGGGGCTAG
- a CDS encoding type II secretion system F family protein: protein MLAGIVLLLVTGSVFFFSLVIFSVLSKAYEQYQERYVAKSMNDLSDMFLFIDARQMLILNIACMCLLGILSYIIFNPILAVLATIFGFFLPMLLVKHYRKRRIKKFNVQLVDALQAMANAFKAGLTFPQAIEHVAREAMPPLSQEFGLFVKEVKLGVPLEEALVNMGRRVGSDDLELVVVSTNIARQLGGNMAEMFETISTVIRERFRLEGKIDALTSQGKLQGWIVAAMPAVLGMVLNYMRPDLMEPMMNHIFGYILVTLIAIMEIMGILIIRRIVNIDI, encoded by the coding sequence ATGCTCGCAGGTATCGTCCTCCTTCTCGTCACCGGCTCGGTGTTCTTCTTCAGCCTGGTGATCTTCAGCGTCCTGTCGAAGGCGTATGAGCAGTACCAGGAGCGGTACGTCGCCAAGTCGATGAACGACTTGAGCGACATGTTCCTGTTCATCGACGCGCGGCAGATGTTGATCCTCAACATCGCCTGCATGTGCCTTCTGGGCATCCTCAGCTACATCATCTTCAACCCCATCCTGGCGGTGCTCGCGACCATCTTCGGCTTCTTCCTGCCGATGCTGCTCGTGAAGCACTACCGCAAGCGCCGCATCAAGAAGTTCAACGTGCAGCTGGTGGACGCGCTGCAGGCCATGGCCAACGCCTTCAAGGCCGGCCTCACGTTCCCCCAGGCCATCGAGCACGTGGCGCGCGAGGCGATGCCGCCCCTGTCCCAGGAGTTCGGCCTCTTCGTGAAGGAAGTGAAGCTGGGCGTGCCGCTGGAGGAGGCGCTCGTCAACATGGGCCGCCGCGTGGGCAGCGACGACCTGGAGCTGGTGGTGGTGTCCACCAACATCGCGCGCCAGCTGGGCGGCAACATGGCGGAGATGTTCGAGACCATCTCCACGGTGATCCGCGAGCGCTTCCGTCTGGAAGGCAAGATCGACGCGCTGACGTCCCAGGGCAAGCTTCAAGGGTGGATCGTCGCGGCCATGCCGGCGGTGCTGGGCATGGTGCTCAACTACATGCGTCCGGACCTGATGGAGCCGATGATGAACCACATCTTCGGCTACATCCTGGTGACCCTGATCGCCATCATGGAGATCATGGGCATCCTCATCATCCGGCGCATCGTCAACATCGACATCTGA
- the cpaB gene encoding Flp pilus assembly protein CpaB yields the protein MLKGKTPLVVALVLGLLAGIVAYSAIKKKESDVRRGWNLVPVVVAGQDMPEGSVITYEMISQRSVPEQFVTSSVVKPDSANYIVNQKVLVALQAGDPILWSQFETTKAAERLSTKVQKKARAITIEAKQTTAVGGWIRPNDHVDIIGTFRDPQTDESVAVTLLQNIIVVATGKITGTTNINLIPENQREYSNVSLMVLPEEAEILVLAAELGQLTLSLRNEDDVDLIEERGRATISTLLSGERTRVLEQKRREIIQIIKGSGGGEKASAGAP from the coding sequence ATGTTGAAGGGTAAGACCCCGCTCGTCGTCGCACTGGTGCTCGGTTTGCTCGCGGGCATCGTGGCCTACTCGGCCATCAAGAAGAAGGAATCGGATGTGCGCCGCGGGTGGAACCTGGTGCCCGTGGTGGTGGCGGGCCAGGACATGCCCGAGGGTTCGGTCATCACGTACGAGATGATCTCCCAGCGCTCCGTGCCGGAGCAGTTCGTCACCTCGTCGGTGGTGAAGCCGGACTCCGCCAACTACATCGTGAACCAGAAGGTGCTGGTGGCGCTGCAGGCCGGCGACCCCATCCTCTGGAGCCAGTTCGAGACGACGAAGGCCGCCGAGCGCCTGTCCACGAAGGTGCAGAAGAAGGCGCGCGCCATCACCATCGAGGCGAAGCAGACCACGGCCGTGGGCGGGTGGATCCGCCCCAACGACCACGTGGACATCATCGGCACGTTCCGCGATCCGCAGACGGACGAGAGCGTCGCGGTGACGCTGCTGCAGAACATCATCGTGGTCGCCACGGGCAAGATCACCGGCACCACGAACATCAACCTCATCCCCGAGAACCAGCGCGAGTACTCCAACGTCTCGCTGATGGTGCTGCCGGAAGAGGCGGAGATCCTGGTGCTGGCGGCGGAGCTGGGGCAGCTGACCCTGTCCCTGCGCAACGAGGACGACGTGGACCTCATCGAGGAGCGCGGCCGCGCGACCATCAGCACGCTGCTCTCCGGCGAGCGCACCCGCGTGCTGGAGCAGAAGCGCCGGGAGATCATCCAGATCATCAAGGGCAGTGGCGGCGGCGAGAAGGCCTCGGCCGGAGCTCCGTAG